The following nucleotide sequence is from Zea mays cultivar B73 chromosome 1, Zm-B73-REFERENCE-NAM-5.0, whole genome shotgun sequence.
TTTCTGTAACATTGATCCAAACATTGTTGCACAATTAATTGCTTGCAGGTTTGTGACAAATATCTGTTTTTGCCTAGTTCCAATGTAAGAGTGCAATGCTGCGCAGCATGATAACGTTGAAGATGATGCCTTGCCACACGCCTTAACGACTGAAGAAGGTTCATCAAACTCCAGTGGACAAACTACATCATTTAGAACAAGAATCATTCACTTGGTTTTGTGCATGATAACAATGAAACTTACATTACTAGCCATCTAGAGAGTATGACATCACTTACCTTTGTTCACCTTGCAACCAGATAATACTCTGAAAGCACTATTAGCTTCCTCTGATGAAAGCTTCATAGATAACCAGGAATGAACTACCCCTTTACAGTCGCTAACAACATCAATCCCAACAGCACTCCCTGGCATGCTAGAACTTCCGAACATGTTAGCCCCACCAGAGGATATGTGAATAGCTGCTTCTGCTATAGCAGGTTGGCAAACTGGCCTACAACACTCTTTCAGTGGGTCAACATTGCTGCATGCATCTTGGAGTTTACTGATGTTGACTATTTTCTCAAAAGAGCTAATATCCTTCACAGGACAAGAAACATCAGTAAGATTTGATGGCCTCAGAGTACATAACTCAGGGATGTTGGTGTTTGCCCCTTTGCTTGCAAGGATGTTCATAATGTCAGAGAAACAAGCATTTGCTGAAGCCTGGTTGAGAACTAGGGTACCATTTCCACTGCCATATGCAGCTTGGAAAATATTCATCAAGCTATTAACTTGGGGGCAACATATAACATCAGCAACTAGTGGTGCTAACGGAATGGAGCAATCATACGCTGTCTTCTCCATGATATAAGAGAGTGCAGAAAAATTTACATGGCATTTTCCAGTCAAGACTGGATCATAGGATGTGTAATTTGGATACATAGGTGACAGTGGCTCAACAGGGTTAGTATTGTGTGGAAGAACAGAAGGTGAAATCTCTATTGGATCAAAGAGGCCAATTGGTGGATCAGACAGAAGGAATTTATCTTTTGGTTCAAGTGTCGATTTCTGAGACACAACATGCTGGCTTCCACAAAGCCAAACCACAATCAGCACAAGCCAGTGATGCACTGTACCTGCAATGTGATGTTATATTCAGCAAAGCATATCAAAGACAGCAAACAAAGAATGCACTTCAATCACATCACTTTCAGTAgaaacaaaacaaaacatgtaGCATGTCAAGTATTTCCATATCAATCTACAGTAAACTCCATCTTATTTCGTTACAAGGAGTTATTCAAGTAGAATGCCTAGCAACCCAGTCATGACTATATTTGATGAGTATGAGTTACAAGGAATATCACTATTATGTTAATTTGCCAAACCAGCTTGTCCTCCTAAATGTATATCCGTGTTGAACCAGTTCCCAATGCAACATGAAAACAGAGAATTTGTTTAACTATGTCATTGTGAAAATCAACCCCAATTATTAACAGAACATCAATCAATTCCAAATTAATGTGAGTACAAGACTCTAGAACAACATACAGCTAACCACTAGGTTACAATTAAATCACATGTTTAGCATTCAACAAGAATCACCGAAGACAGCATCAAAAATTCGAACAGAAATCTACATTGTATTGTTAACACAATTAAACTTATCTACTTGAACCTCACAAATTTAATTCATATATTCATTGTGAGTAAACTCCAAACACCATAATAGGGAAAAACTACTCACCCTGACCACAAGAACCAGAACTGGATCTGTCCATTTCTTTTAGCCTGAAGATGTATGTGCATACATGAGGCAATGTGTAAAGTCCTCAGTCCAATCACAGGTTTAAGAACTTCAGTCAGGGGATCACAAGAGAGCAACACTGCACTTGGAAGGGGACAAAAATAACCTAGAGATATAAGGTAACAGGATTCCAAATAGCGGCACTAAGCGCACGCTTCAGCGCTAAGCGGACGGGTCACGCTTCGTTTGGGGAATAAGCGGTACTAAAGCGGCGCGCCCGCCTTGGTGGAGCAGCGGCTGCTGGCTCCTGCTGCCCGACGGCCGCACGCGGCGCGCAGTGCAGCCGCCGGAGCCGGACGCCGTCGACTGTCCACCGGAGTAAGAGGGGAGCAGGAGGCGCGCACGTAGAGTCGCCGGCCGGTGTGCGGAGgaccggaggcgcaaggcgattgGCGCAAGGCGATTGGCGAAAGGAGAGAGGGGGAGCCGCTGACGCCGCCGCCGAATCTGGGACTGCCCCGCCGTCGCTGAGAGCCCGAGCCTGAGCGCCGCCACCGCCGTCGCCTGCGTGCCGAGCGCGAGTCGGAGAGGGAGCGGAAGATGGAGCGCCTGCGCTGCGAGGAAGATGAAGATGGGAGACGAAGAAACGGCGGCGGCTGTCGCCTGTCGGGCTGTGTCACTGTGTGCCTTCGCTGGAGCAGTGAAAAGGCTAGGGTAAAGAAACGTGTGGGTGTGGTGGAACGTAGGTTTGTCCTGAATTAATGGCTTTTAGATGGGCCACTAAATAAAGAAAAAGCCCATATTGTTCgtttcttttctatttatttttcttTCTAAACCTTTTGATAAATAAACACATAATTTAATGTATGTCAGATGTTTTGAGTTTTGTGTTAGAGTGTAGTATGAGTATGTTTGGGGTTCAATTACGTAGCTAAGTGGCCTGTAAGATAATGGTTAGAACTCATTTGTGGCTCTGGACGTTCTTTTGTAAATACAAACATCGCAAGAGGAAATTGTGAAAACCTCGTGTCTCATCTCACGTATGAGAACAAAGAGAGAcatctaagggtgtgtttggtttggcttttggctttggcttttgccccctaaaagtcaaaagtcaaccaaagggctggatctaggaagcagctttttctaaaagccgactttctcatattgcaaaactgaaagcacccctgtacctgcttttagtggcttttggatGGAATTGTGAAAagatatatcgaagaacttttaacgacttttagtggtttccaccaaatgatttttagctttttaacagcacacagcctacagcagctttttccacagctcacagcccacagcaactttttccgcagccacagcccaaccaaacagaccctaagacTAACTCCAACGGAGCAGCCAAACGGCCAGCCAAAGCCAATATGGCTGTCGTGGTGCTACTGTAGCGCCTAGAAACAGGTTCCAACAACACAGCCAAAAGGAGCAGCTATTTTAGAGGGGATGAGAGAGAAAAGCTAGATTGGCTGGTTCAGAGCCGGCAGCCATTTTCTCCCCTTCATCTCTGACAATCCGGACCCACTTCTGAGGCTTCTGGCCACTCGCCCTGGGAACCAGCTATTTTAGCTGCTCCGTTGGATACGACGGACGTATGGATGGCCAGCTAAATTACTGTGGCAAGCCAACAGCCTGAATGTCTGTCCGTTTTGGCTAGTGTCTGTTGGAGACAGCCTAATGCTTGATACATTTAGGCTATCTATTTCCAACAGTTTATCCTCTTTCTTATTcattattttaaacttcactttaTAAACATGGACATCTACAGTTACATATCCCTATTTTACACTACTGCTTATACTGCTCCCCACTTCCATCTCCCATTTGTTTTCGATTCATTTGTAGTCTCTTAGGCTACGTTTGGTTGCGGGACAGCCAGGACAGGGATGTCCCCTGGTGTCCTCTCTCGCCCCTCTAATTTTGAGGGATAACTGGGACAACACTGAGATAGTCTTGTCCTAGCCATTGACTCTAAACCAAACAACCTTATTTCAAGGATCATCCCATCCCGTCCCATCCTGTCACTGCAACCAAACACATTGCTCTACACTTTCATCTCTTATTTGTATGGCGAGACCAACATTTCCAGTTTTTGCCATATTATAAAACGATTGAGTATGTTTAGGAACTTTTAAGCACACTTAAGCTCTAGATGGTGGGTCATCGCTCGCTAGCGCTTAATGTTTTCTTTAACCTTAATAAACAAAATGGATGGTAATGCACAAGGCGGGAAAATAATCTCAACCAAGTATGGCCAATAACAATGTTTTTTTGAGCCTAACTAACCATATAATAATCATATATTTTGTCACATGATTATTCACTTCAAGATCAACTCACCGAAAAATCTGGTAGGAATAAATTGTGTGCCGTTGTGTTATTTCCAGAATTAAATATGCAGACGCTGCTTTCTGTTGTAACTCAAAAATAATTTGAGCTGAAACAATGCCATGGAGATTAAACAGAGGTTTGTAACCTATGTATCCAAATTTACTTTGTTCATAATAGGAGGTACATTTTCGGGACTAAGGTAGCATAGCAATATATTGGGTGCACACATGTACAATGAACAACATGCAGAGAAAATCAAATTTATTAGGCGTAATACACAAACAATTTGTAATTACATCAGATCCAACTACAAATACCCAAATAGATTAAGTTAGGATTCGAGTGTTTGGTTTCGCACAATAAAAAAGGAAAGGTAGATGTGAGCATAGGGTTTTGGTCACTCGTGAAGGGCTCGGCGAAAACCTGACGAAGGAACTAAGGCTAGACTTAAGCACTTCGAGTAGGGCGGCAATGACAATCACCTAGTAGTGCCACGAGTGGATGGGAGCGCAGGAGTGGACGGGAAAAGAAAAGTAGACGGTGAATGGAGGTGGCATTTGGACTTGAGCTGAAATAGCAAAGGGAAATATTAAGggttagtttggaaactcaaattcTTTTGGGATCCCTATATTTTCATAGGATGAGCAATCTCAGGGGTGTTATTTAAATAAGGCGTTTAGTTATTTATAAAAAGTTTTATTTCTCTCGGTTTCACTCCCCCTTGCTTCCAAACTAGCTCTAATGAGTTCTATGAGCTTGGGTTATAGATTGAAAAAATAGTAGTTATAGTTTATTCTGATATCTAGCGGTATTGGTTCACGATCAGGGACACAAGATGTACATAACTATACATTGCAAAGAAAAGTACTTTATATTTTAGAATTtgaaaaaataaatttaaaaagTAATGTTTTATATCTTTAACTTTAGTACTACGTGACCATACAGATGATAGCTCATGACCTATGTAGTTCCATCTCATCTAGTTTTATGAGCCACCATGTCTCATCTTTTTCTAGTGCTCCTATGTGCCCAGTGACCCTGGGCGCCTACCCGAACTATGATGCAAATTGCATCCTTAGGTTTCTATTACAACATATGCACTAAATATATGATTTAATTGGCTCAATGAGATTTGCTCAGGCTATGATCAAGTGTTGGGTCTGCTGCTGGATTCAGCAACAACAACATTATTCTTACtagggatggtaacatttatagaTTACTCGTGTGTCCACGGGCACAAAACGTATAGAGTGATGGTGTGTTCACAGGCGAGGGTACGAGTTTGAATCTATATCCAACAGATTTACTCTCGCTAGCATGAAAAAGTCTCACTCATGCTCATACACCTGCAAAATCGTTATACACACACTCGAAGTCTGTATGGTTTCTTATTGCTTATATTGTATCAGTGTATCACATCATATGTTATTGCTTGTTAATTTGTCACTTAGAAACATTATTCTTCTACTTTTAATATTTTAGTTTGTATTGTGTTCAAAAATTAGTTTGTTGTAGAAATATATTGATTTTGTATTATGAGTTGGTCTACTAATTATTCTATATGTGGGCATGGGGTGTGCTTGTGGGGTTTATAGGCCCACGAGTGACGGGTGATATGGCATATTGTGCCCATTCTAGATGGAGGGTACGTGCACGAGTTTGACATTTGTTTTGTGGGTGCGGGTTTAGAGACTATTTGCTCGTGGGTTTTGTACCTATTGCCATCCTTAGTTCTCACAACTGTGCCCCACTAACCCAAGCCCCACCACCCTATCGTGTGATAAAAGTCCTACTTTGATTTGAGTGATAAAAATAGTTAGACAAATGAGTTTTTATGGGAGATGAATATATAATTAGTCCACAAGCTAGTTGGTCAATATGATGGCCATGAAATAGATATGATATATGCATGTGATGAGTAGCTTAGCTAGTAAAATCAGACGACGATGATAAAAAAGATGAAGATGATTATGGGTCACTGGAGCTTCAAGTGAGTTCACAAAAAAGCACTATGGGTTGACAAACTAGTTTTTTAGTTGGTGTATAAATAGAGGGCGTGTCTAGGATTGTCACATCTCTTAAGACCCTATGCACCAGACATGATACTCAAAGAGGTTGCAAATGCAATTAAGTCGGGTTATAATGCACTTAACATGTCTGGTGTAACACTAGTGCTAACACTGTATACCCCAAGATCAATGATCAACAAGAGTTAGTCCAACGACTGGTACACATGAAACACTCCTCAAACAAGTCTAGTGCACACACCAGAGTATTCGGTGCCCTTTTAGAAAGTCTGGTTTATTCCAATGGCTAGTTTGAACATTGGGGGCTATATAGCCCCAACCAACCATTTGAGATGTATAGGGGCTAAGAAACAATAATAGAGATTTGAAACTCCATTTATATAGCTCTAGACACCCAAGTGCTCAAAGAATGGCTTGGtggttagcgtaggtgctttgcaaagtgcttagggtAGTTAGACCACTATTGTAGCACTTGCTCTAGGTTAATCCCTAGTTGTTAGAAGTGAGGTTAGACACCATCAGCCCCTAGATGCTTGTGTGAACCATTGTAATAGTTGTATCAGGAGAGGCTATAGTCTTGCGAGATCACATCAGTTGCACTTGAGGCGTGGCCACCACCATGTTCTTGATAGGACAAGGCCTATGGCGTTCAACCAAAAGCTTGATAGTAGAGATGGTGGGGAGCATGCTAGAGAGGCTAGAACTGGAGCACCATTTGCACATGGAAAATCCCTAGGCTATCTATAGAGTTACCTGACTAGGAGTTTGGCCCTTGCATTGGCTTTCCTTGTGTGGGGCTCCAACAAGGACTATTAAGAAGCTTGTGCAGTTCTTGATACCTAAATAAAAATACTAGCGCATCAATGAGAGTTTGTATCTCTATCGCACCTAAGCTCCCACATTTATATTATCGCCTTTGGTTGTATGCTTTATCTTATTAGCTTAGTTATAGGCAAGTGTTTAAGTCTAGAACCTAGGTTGCAGAACTTCTTTTGTATCAAAGATAGCAACACTTACTCAAAACCATAGTTGCACATATGAACGCTTGGTTATCTCCATATGTTTTGATTAAGGTAACAATAAAGGTTATAAATTAGAGCGAAAATAGATTGCTTAATTCAGTCCCTCTTAGGCGTTACTGCTCCTAACACCCTACCACGTACGTCTAACCGAGTAACCGTCATGGGTTGTGCTAGGTCTGAGGGCCCCAACATTCGCTAGGGGTTGACCTAGAGGCCTAAGTCCGCGGGTGTTCATGGGAGGTCCCCAACCCATCGGGAAGGGGGGGGGGCTCCCGAGATTTATTGGGAGCACTTAGTTT
It contains:
- the LOC103637510 gene encoding uncharacterized GPI-anchored protein At1g61900 isoform X2; its protein translation is MDRSSSGSCGQGTVHHWLVLIVVWLCGSQHVVSQKSTLEPKDKFLLSDPPIGLFDPIEISPSVLPHNTNPVEPLSPMYPNYTSYDPVLTGKCHVNFSALSYIMEKTAYDCSIPLAPLVADVICCPQVNSLMNIFQAAYGSGNGTLVLNQASANACFSDIMNILASKGANTNIPELCTLRPSNLTDVSCPVKDISSFEKIVNISKLQDACSNVDPLKECCRPVCQPAIAEAAIHISSGGANMFGSSSMPGSAVGIDVVSDCKGVVHSWLSMKLSSEEANSAFRVLSGCKVNKVCPLEFDEPSSVVKACGKASSSTLSCCAALHSYIGTRQKQIFVTNLQAINCATMFGSMLQKAGVVDDIYGLCDIDLKDFSLQDFGQQGCLLRSLPTDIVFDNATGISFTCDLSDNIAAPWPSSSSVQSLSLCAPEMSLPALPVSPKSESSGPSRTGIGVLLLLVFLTTITI
- the LOC103637510 gene encoding uncharacterized GPI-anchored protein At1g61900 isoform X1, which translates into the protein MDRSSSGSCGQGTVHHWLVLIVVWLCGSQHVVSQKSTLEPKDKFLLSDPPIGLFDPIEISPSVLPHNTNPVEPLSPMYPNYTSYDPVLTGKCHVNFSALSYIMEKTAYDCSIPLAPLVADVICCPQVNSLMNIFQAAYGSGNGTLVLNQASANACFSDIMNILASKGANTNIPELCTLRPSNLTDVSCPVKDISSFEKIVNISKLQDACSNVDPLKECCRPVCQPAIAEAAIHISSGGANMFGSSSMPGSAVGIDVVSDCKGVVHSWLSMKLSSEEANSAFRVLSGCKVNKVCPLEFDEPSSVVKACGKASSSTLSCCAALHSYIGTRQKQIFVTNLQAINCATMFGSMLQKAGVVDDIYGLCDIDLKDFSLQADFGQQGCLLRSLPTDIVFDNATGISFTCDLSDNIAAPWPSSSSVQSLSLCAPEMSLPALPVSPKSESSGPSRTGIGVLLLLVFLTTITI